In Stomoxys calcitrans chromosome 2, idStoCalc2.1, whole genome shotgun sequence, the following proteins share a genomic window:
- the LOC106082812 gene encoding hatching enzyme 1.2 yields the protein MLKFKISVALLLACVAFAAATPVIPPIGDEEEIVEVDSNNLGEFRLSPSKDVIDLSFYGMALFGEPDVQDTARLVANYSADTALVNPEELGSYLEGDILVPKQGVIVKNGLTTQSSRWPKGIVPYEIRGNFNGQDMAIIEHAIAEYHRRTCIRFVPRTSQQDYISIVSGNSGCWSSVGRVGGKQEVNLQSPGCLTKPGTTIHELMHALGFLHEQNREERDSYVNIQYQNIQPSAKSNFDRASRTLAFGVPYDYGSVMHYSANAFSTNGRPTIVAVRSMGNSVMGQRDGFSSMDVEKLNKMYDCGYSSAAAPNPASVPVGGGMGTAGAVDNSLVNSFINGIMTGLGYGDDPTA from the exons ACCCCCCATTGGCGATGAAGAAGAAATCGTAGAGGTAGACTCAAATAACTTGGGCGAGTTTCGGTTGTCACCTTCTAAGGATGTCATCGATTTGAGTTTCTATGGCATGGCCCTTTTTGGGGAACCCGATGTTCAGGACACTGCCCGTTTGGTGGCCAATTATAGTGCGGACACTGCATTAGTTAATCCCGAGGAATTGGGTTCCTATTTGGAGGGAGACATATTGGTGCCCAAGCAGGGCGTGATAGTCAAAAATGGTCTCACCACTCAAAGTTCCCGCTGGCCCAAAGGCATAGTGCCCTATGAAATTCGTGGCAATTTCAATGGCCAGGATATGGCCATAATTGAACATGCCATAGCCGAGTATCATCGTCGCACCTGCATTCGTTTTGTGCCGCGAACCTCACAACAAGATTACATTTCCATAGTTAGTGGTAATTCAGGCTGCTGGTCTTCGGTGGGCCGCGTGGGTGGCAAGCAGGAGGTTAATCTGCAATCGCCTGGATGTTTGACCAAACCGGGCACTACCATACATGAATTGATGCATGCTTTGGGCTTCTTGCATGAACAGAATCGTGAGGAACGTGACTCCTATGTAAATATCCAATATCAGAATATTCAACCCAGTGCCAAGTCAAATTTCGATAGAGCTTCCCGGACTTTGGCCTTTGGGGTGCCCTATGATTATGGCAGTGTTATGCATTATTCGGCCAATGCTTTCTCCACCAATGGTCGTCCCACCATAGTGGCAGTG CGTTCTATGGGTAACTCAGTAATGGGGCAACGTGATGGATTTTCCAGCATGGATgtggaaaaattaaacaaaatgtaTGATTGTGGTTATAGTTCAGCGGCTGCTCCCAATCCTGCATCTGTGCCTGTAGGCGGTGGAATGGGTACTGCAGGTGCTGTGGATAATTCCCTTGTGAATAGCTTCATCAATGGCATCATGACAGGTTTGGGCTATGGAGATGATCCTACGGCTTGA